GCAGCGCACCGAAGGTCGCGGTAAGCGTGAGATCCGAAGTCACACCGGAGACCACCAGAGGATTGCTGGTGCTGGTGCTGAAACCAGCACCAGCCCAATTGACGAAGCCATTGCCAGGGCTGGGCACCGCCATCACTGCGCTGGTAGACGCGCCGTAGGCCACAGTCTGCGTGGTGTTTCCCGACAGGCTTCCTCCGCTCCCAGCCTGGAAGTTCACCGTGAAGGTCTGAGGTGCGAAATTCGCCGTGAGCGTGAGGTTAGAGGTAACGCCGGGTATCACGAGCGGGTTCGCCGTACTGGCAGTGAAGCCCGGGCCCGTCCAGTTGAGAAAGGTGTAGCCCAGGGCGGGAACCGCCGTCACCGAGCTGGTGGAGGCGCCGTAGGCCAAGGTCTGCGTGGGGCTGCCCGTCAGGCTGCCGCCCGTTCCGGCGGCAAAGTTCAAAGTGAAAGTCTGTGGCGCAAAGTTCGCCGTGAGGGTGAGGTTGGACGTAACGCCGGAGATCACCAGCGGGTTCGCCGTGCTGGCAGTGAAGCCCGGGCCTGTCCAATTGGTGAAGGTGTAGCCCAGGGCGGGCACCGCCGTCACCGAGCTGGTGGAGGCGCCGTAGGCCAAGGTCTGCGTGGGGCTGCCCGTCAGGCTGCCGCCCGTTCCGGCGGCAAAGTTCAAAATGAAAGTCTGTGGCGCGAAATTCGCCGTGAGGGTGAGGTTGGACGTGACGCCGGAAACCACCAGCGGGTTCGCCGTGCTGGCCGTGAAGCCCGGACCCGTCCAGTTGAGGAAGGTGTAGCCCGGGGCGGGCACCGCCGTCACCGAGCTGGTGGAGGCGCCGTAGGCCAAGGTCTGCGTGGGGCTGCCTGACAGGCTGCCGCCCGTTCCGGCGGCAAAGTTCAAAATGAAAGTCTGTGGCGCAAAGTTCGCCGTGAGGGTGAGGTTGGACGTGACGCCGGAGACCACCAGCGGGTTCGCCGTGCTGGCAGTGAAGCCCGTGCCCGTCCAGTTGGTGAAGGTGTAGCCCGGGGCGGGCACCGCCGTCACCGCACTGGTGGAGGCGCCGTAGGCCACGGTCTGCGTGGGGCTACCCGACAGGCTCCCTCCGCTCCCAGCCTGGAAGTTCACCGTCAAGGTCTGTGGCGCGAAATTCGCCGTGAGCGTGAGATTCGACGTGACGCCGGTAACCACCAGCGGGTTCGCCGTACTGGCAGTGAAGCCCGTGCCCGTCCAATTGGTGAAGCCATACCCCGCACTCGGCACCGCCGTGACCGCGCTGGTGGAGGCGCCGGAAACGGGGTTCTGCGTGGTGGCCCCCAGCAGCGAACCACCATCGCCCGCGAGAAAAGTCACCGCATAGACTGTGGGCACCGGTGAGGTGGAACCACCGCTGGTGCTTCCACCGCCGCCTCCGCCGCCACAGGCGGTCCAGGTGAGGAGTGCCAGCAAGCAGAGCAGCCAGCGCAAACGGGTCCAGGCCCCGAGGGGCTCTGCTCCCGTCTGCACCGGCTTCATCACGCGAAGGCTCCTGCGGCCCTGAGGCCTTGAGTCTTCTTTTCGGTCAGGCGGAGCCCGCCCTGGATCGGTATGGACTGCCCATCACTCGGTCCCGGAACCTGTGCATTCGGGAACAGGAACGCGCCCCTAGCGGGGGTTCGGCACCGTGCCCGCCAGCCGCCCCAGTTCCAGGGCGAAGCGCACCTGCTGCATCAGGCCTTCCAGGTTCCACTCGGGGTGGTAGCGGTCCGTGGGCCGGTGGTAGTGGTTCAGGAAATCCGAGGCCTTGGCCTGGGCCGCAGCCTTGTCGCCCAGGTAGTCCCAGCCGCCATCCAGGGAGAAGCCTGGTGACAGCGCAGGCACCCCGGCCTTGGCGAAGGGGAAGTGGTCCGAGCGGAAGCAAAGCCCCGCGGGATCGGCCTTGGCTGGCGTGATGACGAGGCCCGTGGCGGCGGCAGCCTGGGCGCAGAGGGCCCGCATGCGCGGCTCGCTGGAACCCAGCAGGCCGATGTCGCGGGTGGGCCCCACCACGTTGAGGCTCTCCAGGTTGATGTCCAGCACCGTGCGCTCCAGGGGCCAGAGGGGCGCCGCCACGTAAGCCGAAGAACCGATGAGGCCCTGCTCTTCCGCGCAGGGGAAGAAGAACATCACGCTGCGTTCCAGTGGTTCATGGACCAGGGTCTGGGCCAGGGCCAGCACCGCAGCGCAGCCGGTGGCATTGTCCACAGCACCGGCATAGATGGCGCCATCGGCACCCTTGCCGAAGTGATCCCAGTGTGCCGAATAGATCACCACCTCTTTGCGAAGGTCTGGATGTTTGCCCGGTAGGAAACCAGCCACATTCCACTGTTCGAGGGAACGCACGGTGGAGCGGACCTGCCCTTTGGCCTGGATGGGCAACACCACGGGCTGGAAGGTCATCGCATCGGCCCCCTGCGCCAGGGCCTTGAAATCCTGGCCTCCGAGGGCAAAAAGCTTGATCGCGGTGGCCTCGGTGATCCAGCCCTGCACGGCTCCGGGCTGGCCTGAGCCTTCCCGCTGGAAGCGCTCCTGCGTCCAGCCATTGCGCACCACCGGCCAGCCATAACCGGCTGAGGCATCGGTGTGCACCAGCAGCGCCCCCGCCGCGCCTCGACGGCGGGCCTCCTCGAACTTGTAGGTCCACCTCCCGTAGAAGTTCTCGGGCTGGCAGCAGAGGGGCATGGGCGGGCCGCTGTGCCGATCCCCCACCAGCATCACCAGGATGCGGCCCTTCACATCCACGCCCTTGTAGTCATCGCGACTGCCATCGGACGCTGCGATGCCATGGCCCACGAAGACGAGGGGCGCATCCACCGCCAGGGAGGTCTCCGCAGCGGCGGCGCCCAGAACCAACTCACTGCCCAGGGTCGGAGCCAAGGTTCCCTTGAGCCCCTCGAAGCGCAGACCGCTGCCTTCTTCCTGAAGGCGCATGCCGGAAAGTTTGACGGTCTGCCGATAGCTGGGCCCGTTGGCCGGGGCCAGGCCCAGCACCTGAAGTTGCGTTTCCAAGTAGCGGACTGCCAGTTCGCCACCCCGCTGGCCCGTGCCACGGCCTTCCAGCACATCGTCTGCCAGGAAGGCCAGATGGGCCCGCAGCGCCGATTCATCCACCTTGGGCCCTTGGGCCCACAGAGCCATGCCCATCAGGGCAGCACAGATAACAGGTCGCACGGCGGCCTCCATGCCTCTCACTATAGTTGGCCTGGTCGGCCATGAGGGGCTCAGCGCGGTTCAGCCAGCCAGGCCACGATGACGGAAATGAAGTAGAGGCCCAGCAGCACCACGCTGAAGAAGATGGTGGTCACCACCACGTCGCCCGGCGTGAAGAAGGCGCTGAAGATGAGGATGGCCATGGTGGCGTGGCGCCAGTACTTCAGCATCAGCTTGGCGGTCACGATGCGGAAGCGCGCCAGGAAGAAGAACAGCACCGGCAGCTCGAACATCACCCCGGTGATGAGGGTGGTGGAGATGAACAGATCGAGGTAGTCCGAGGCGTGCAGGTTGGCCCGCAGCCCCGCCGAGGCCGCCTCCTGGAAGAGGATGTCGCCGAGGAACTTGAAGGCCTGCTTGTAGGCGAAGGCGGCACCCGCCAGGAAGCAGCCGGAGGTCACCACCACGAAGGGGATGACGAGGCGGCGCTCCTTGGGCATGAGGCCAGGCCGGATGAAGGCCCAGAGCTGATAGAAGAGGAAGGGCGCCGACAGGAAGCCCGCCGCCCAGAGGGACAGCCGCATCATGCTGAAGAAGGGCTCGGTGAGATCTGTGAAGGCGAAGGGATCGAGGGCAGCGACGGCCTTGCCCGTCTGGCGCGCCATGGCCTCCAGGAAGGGCTTCTGGGCCCAGGCCCAGAGTTTGAACCGGAAGGCGTAGGTAACCGTGAACACCACCGCCACGGCCAGCAGCGAGCGCACAATCCGCACCCGCAATTCCTGCAGGTGCTCCCAGAAGCTCATCTTGTCAGGCGGTGCTTCAGGCAGGGGCATGTTCAAGGTCACCGTCATGAAAAGCCCGGCCCCGATGGGGCCGGGCGGGAGATACGGGCTGGTGGCGCCTCAGTCCTTCACGGGGTCCGTGAGTTCCTTGGCAGCCTTCTTGAATTCCTGGATGCCCTTCCCCAGGCCCTTGCCGAGTTCTGGCAGGCGCGAGGGGCCGAAAAAGATCAGCAGGGCGATGCCGATCAGCAGGATTTCCATCATTCCAAGGTTGCCCATGGTGCACTCCGAAAAACAGGTCAGTGAAGGTGAGTCCGTTAACCGATCAAGGCACCTTGAACGGGAACTTGTGGCAGGGAAGGCAGAGGTTTTCCGAAGCCACATGCTCGTGGTGGCAGCGGTTGCAGTCGGCCTCCGTTCCGAAATGCCGGTTCTCATGGGGATTCGTCGGCTTGACCTGGGCCGTCCGGGCGGCCAGATCCTTCGTGTCCCCATGGCAGCTGAGACACTTCTGCATGGGGACCGCCACCTTCTGCGCAGCCTTGCCATGGCATTGGATGCAGGTCACACCATTGTCGGCATGCTTGGACGGACGGGCGGCCTTCCCTTTCGCGGTCGCCCCGGCAGCGGCGAGGTCGCCTCCGCAGAGCAGCATCGTGAGCAGGACCAGCGACGCCGCTGCAAGTCTTGGAACAGTCGTGCGGTTCATATCGTCTCCAATCGAATGGGTGAGTTGGACCGGGCCTGGCCCCGGGGCTCAGAGCTTCGCAACATGCCTTCCCGTGAGGTAGCCGAAGGTGTAGCAGCGCCCCAGCGAGAGGCCGAAGACCGTGAGCGGATAGTCCACCCCTCCGTAGAATCCGCCGCCCAGGTTGCCGATGAGGAAGAGCCCCTTGATGGGCTTGCCGTCGGCGTTGAGGGCCTGGTGGTTCTCGTCCACGAGCATGCCGGAGCAGATGGCCGAAACCCGCACGCGGCGGTGGATGCCGTAGAAGGGAGCTTTGATCACGGGGATCAGGCGGTCCGCGGGCTTGCCGAAGTCGCTGTCCTTGCCGGAGGCCACCAGATCGTTGTAGCGCTTGACCGTGGCCACCAGGGTGGCCGGATCCGCCTCGATCTTCCGGGCGAGCTCCTCGATGGTATCGGCCACGTGCGTGTTCACCTGGGACTCGAACACACCCTTCTTGGGACCGGGATCCTCGGGCATGTAGTGCTTCAGGCCTTCGGGCGGCACCAGCTTGCCCGGCCAAGTGGCGGCCTGCGTCATGTAGTTCGAATCGAAGATCTGCGAGTAGTGGCCGGCGTTCTCCGCATCCTTCAGGTAGTTGTTCAGCAGCGACATCTCGACGGTCTCGTTCACGAACCGCCGCCCCTTGCGGTCCACCGCCAGGAAGGGCATGTCGCACATGGAGGCGGGGCCCGCATCGAAGTCGTGCAGCATCTTGGTGTGGCCGATGGGCTCGAAGACGCCGCCCGCCCAATAGGCCATGGCGAAACCATCGCCGGTCTTGTCGAGCTGCTTGCGGCCCAGGTGCTTCACATCGGGGACGAAATAGTCGGACATGGCCTTGTTATTCTGGTAGTCGCCCGTGGCGAGAATCACCCCCTTCCTTGCCAGGAATTTCGTGTACTTGCCGCTCGCATTCCGGGCGATCACGCCGAGGACCTCCCCTGCCTTGTTCTGCACCAGCTGGACCGCAGGCATGCTGAAGAAGAAGCGGACTCCGGCCTTCTCGGCGGTCTTTGCGAGGTGGCGCATGCCATCACCCGTGGTGTAGGGCTTGGGGCCGAAGAAGGAGGTGACATAGCCCAGGCCATAGCCGTTGACCTTGAGGATGGCCCGCTGAGCGGGACTGCCTTGGTCCACCACGGGAGACCCACCCTGGCGGGCGCGGTCGATGACCCACTTGACCGCTTCGCCCGAGTTGTAGGCCCACTGCCGAACGAGCTTGGGGTTGCAGCGGTGGTTGCTGTCGGCGATGAGCCGCGCCACCAGGGCCTCGATCCCGGCCTTCTCGCTCACCGCCAAATCAATGCCGGCCCCGGTGTTGCCCTGGGAGAGGGCGAAAGGCGCCTTCTGCACCACCGCCACCTTGGCTCCGTTTTCAGCGGCGGAGAGCGCCGCCGGAACGCCCGAGGCACCGGCTCCGACCACCACGACATCGAAGGTCAAGGTCTCGCTGATCTCCCGGTCACGGATGGGTTTCGGCTTGGGCAGGAAGGTGAGGGTGGCACCGCCATCCGAACTCTTCGCATAGTCCAAGCCCTTGGTATCCGGAATTCCTACGGCGGCTGCGGCCGAGGCTGGCAGGCCCGAGAGGCCGAAGAGGCCCGCAGCGGCCGCGCCACCAGCCGCCCGCGACAGGAAGCTGCGGCGCGACAAGCCGTTCTCAAGTGCCTGTCGGGTGTAGGGGTCGGGTTCTTGTTCGTCTCTGAGATGATCCTGGCTCATGCTTCATTCCTCCTGAATGGATGGGTTCCCGTCGCGGGTCGGGCAGGCGGGCCGGAAGGGCCGCCTGCCCGGTGGCCTGGCTACCTGGTCTTCTCCCCGGATGCGCCCAGCTCGCTGGCCGAATCGGTGAGCTCGCGACCAGCCTTCTTGAATTCCTGGATGCTCTTGCCCAGCGACTTGCCCAGTTCAGGCAACCGCGAGGGCCCGAAGAAGACCAGCAAGGCCGCGCCGATCAAGAGGATTTCCGTCATACCGAGATTGCCCATGCGGCGCTCCGTAGGTGGTGGGGTCGGGTGGGGGGCTGGAGCGCGGGTTCTGGCGGTCCGCCATGGAACCCGCGCTTCCGCCTGCTAGAAGGTGTAGAGAATGCCGAGGCCGAATCCGGTGGTCGAGGCGCCGGGCGCCACCTTGCCCACGGGCGGGAACAGGGCGTAGCTGGCCGAGCGGTCGTTGTTCATCCCATAGGCCGACACATACAGATCCGCGGTCTTGGTGAGGCTGTAGACATAGCCCGCACTCCACTGCGTACCCCCGAGACCGTTCGTGGTGGCGGGTCCTCCGCCGAGCACCGTGACGCTGCCGGCATTGGCCTTGCCGTAGGCGCCGAACAGCTGGTGGGTGCCCCACCGCTGCTGGACCAGGAGGTACCAGGCGTCGCGCTCGTAGTGGTTCACCTTGCCCGCCACGGTCTCATCCGTGTCGTAGGTCAGCCGCTCGGCGATGGCCGAAACCTTGGTGCCAGTGCTGAAGGCGTAGGCCGCCACCAGCTCATGGCCCACATCCTTCGAGGAGGCGTTGGTGGCCGTCGCCCCCGTGCTCCCGCCCAGTTGGGACAGGCCGAAGTAGTTGTTGTGCTGCTCGAAGCCGTAGCTGATGTTGAAGGCCCCCTGCTTGTAGGTCAGCAGGGCCGACCACAGATCCGGACTCACCGACGGCACCGTGGTGGTCGCCGTGGTCTTGCCTTCATTCACGGAATAGGCCACCCGACCCGAGAAGCCGTTCATCTCAGGTGTCCAGTACTGCACGCTGTTGCCCTGGCGGCGGTTGAAGGCCGCATCAGCCGAGGTGTTCGCCCGGCCATTCTGGGTGGTGGTGCCCGGCACATTGAAGCCGGGATTCGCGGTCAGCGCGTTGTCGAAGGGATTGAGGCCCCGCAGCGCGCCCACGAACAGGAGCGGAACCTTGTAGGGCGTGTCCCAATTGCCGTAGAAGACACGGCCCCAGCTACCTTCCAGGCCCAGGCAGCTGTTGCGGCTGGTCAGGCTGTTGGGCGCGTCACCATCCGGGCTGATGGCGCTTTCGATCTGCCAGATGATTTTCAGATCGTCGTTCACCCTGTAGCTGCCCCTGAAGCCCAGGTTCGACGTTCCCGAGGTCATGCGGTTGCGCGCGGGCAGGTTGCCCAGGTCGCCCGTGTAGGCCGTGGCCGCCACCTGGGTCGCGCCGCCTGTGGCCGGGGAAAGCCCGGGCGCCGTGGCACCACTGGTTTTGATGTGGTCCATGAAGGGCAAGAGCGTGCCATAGATCTGCACGTCGCTGGCCTGCGCCGATGCGCTGAACGGAAGGGCACACGCTCCTGCCAAGGTGAGGATCAGGTTCCTGGATTTCACGACAGACCTCCGGATGGTTGCTTAGTCGCAACTTTTTTGTATTTAGACCACTGTTTACCCATGGGTGTTCAATAACCAAGGGCATGGGCAAGCGTAGTCCGAGGCCGTTCGATTCTCCTGGTACGCAGCTGCCGAATTCTGGTAAATCCAGGATCAGAGTGACCGGCCCGGGAACTTCGCCCTGTTCAGCTCACCCGGGAGGCCGCGGGCACGCTGAGGCTCCTGGATTTCCGATAGCCCGAGGGCGTCTCCCCGGTGGCCTTCCGGAAGGCCTTGGTGAAGTTGGATTGGTCCTCACTGCCCAGTTCCGCGGCGATCTGCTGGACGCTCAGGTCCGAGTTCAGCAACAACCGTTTGGCCTCAAGCATGCAGCGCTCGATGATGAGGTTCTGCGGCGTCTTTCCCAGCACCAGCTTGCAGACCGCACCGAGTCGCCGCGTGGTGCAGCGCAGCTTCCGGGCGTAGAACTCCACATCCTTCTCGGTTCCGAAGTGGCTGTCCAGCTGCTGCAGAAAGGCCTGGAAGAGCTTGAACTCAGAGGACAGGTGGGCCTGGTTCTGGGCGCCCCGCTCCCGAATCCGGGACTGGAGGAGGTGCAGGAACGCCGACAGCAGGTGCCGCAAAACCGGTCGGGCTTCGTCAGACTTGATCTTGCCGATGTCCCACATGAGCCGGGCCAGGGTCGCCGCCTGCTGGCAGAGGTCATCTTTGGGAAGGGGCAGGTTGGGCGAGGCCAGAAAGTCCGAGAACACCCAGGAGGCACCCTGGTCCAGGAAATCCTCCCCGAAGTCGAACATCCAGCCTTCGTCCTGCGTGTCCGGCAGATACAAATGTTTCTTCCCCTTGGCCACCAGCATCACCCAGGGCCCGTGGATGCGCGTCTCCTCCCCATCCACCCAGTGGGACCCCGAGCCACGAAGAATGAAGAAGACCTGATGGAAGGGGTGACAGTGAGGCCCAGGCTCACCCATGCGCCAGTTCAGATTGCTGCGCTCATCGAGGGGCCACACACTGAACAACGTATCCATGGTCGAATTCCAGATGGTTTGATCGCCAAGGTTGCGATTATTAGCCGACTTGTTGATTCTCGCAAGAACTCGGGAGAACTCAACCAAGCAGCCCCCTTCACGTAAGACACGTGGACCCCTCATGAGCCCAGGAGTGTGCATGCGCCTGCTTCCCCTTTTCTCGACTGCCCTCGTGGTGGCCGCCTCAGTCAGCGCCTCGGCGCAGATCGATGCCCGGCTCATGCGGTATCCCGATGTGTCGGCCACACAGATCGCCTTCACCTATGCCAACGACCTCTGGCTCGTGCCCAAGACCGGCGGCGTGGCCCAGCGTCTCTCCACCCCCAAGGGGGAGGAATCCTTCGCCCGGTTTTCACCCGATGGAAAGGAACTGGCATTCAGCGGCAACTACGATGGCAACCTCGATGTGTACACCCTGCCCGTCACCGGTGGTGTGCCGACACGGGTGACCCACCATCCCCTGCCCGACCGCCTCGTGGATTGGACACCGGATGGCAAGGCTCTGCTGATCGCCTCGCCCATGGAATCGGGCAAGGATCGCTTCAACAAGTTCTTCCTCGTGCCCAAGGGCGGCGGCCTGCCGCAGCCCCTGCCCCTGCCCTACGCCGAATTCGGCGCCTTGTCGCCGGATGGCAAAGTGCTCGCCTACCAGCCCATCAGCACCGATTTCCGCACCTGGAAGCGCTACCGCGGCGGCATGGCCTCGGAGATCTGGTTCTACAACCTGGAAAAGAAAACCGCAGAGCGTCTGCCCAGCCTCAATGGCTCCAACGACTCCATGCCCATGTGGCACGGCGGGAAGCTCTACTTCCTCTCCGACCGCGATGGCGTGAAGCGCAGCAACATCTGGTCCTATGATCTGGCCACGAAAGCGTTCAAGCAGATCACCTTCTTCAAGGAATACGATGCCCACTTCCCCGCCATCGGGCCTGAGGACATCGTGCTCGAGGCCGGAGGCCGCCTGCACCGCATCGAGTTGCCCTCTGAAAAAGTGGTGGAGGTCAAAGTTGAGGTGGTGACCGATCAGGCCACCCTGAAACCCCGCAGCGAAAACGCCGCCAAGCTGCTGCGGAATCCCGATCTCAGCGCCCAGGGCAAGCGTGCCGTCTTCGAGGCCCGCGGTGAGATCTTCTCCGTGCCTGCGGAAAAAGGCTACGTCGTCAACCTCACGCGCACACCCGGCGTGGCCGAGCGCCACCCTGCACTGTCTCCTGACGGCCAGCAGGTGGCCTACTTCAGCGACCGCAGCGGCGAGTACGAGTTGTGCGTCCGGCCGGCAGACGGCACGGGCGAGGAACGCCAGGTCACCCACATGGGCCCCGGCTTCCGCTACCACATCAGCTGGTCGCCCGATGGCAAGCGCGTGGTCTTCGCCGATCAGGCCATGCGCATCAACCTCTGCGATCTCGACACCGGCAAAGTCCAGGTGGTGGACAAGGGCCACTTCATGTTCGAAGATCCGCTGGAGGCCTTCCGCGCCAACTGGTCCGCGGACAGCCGCTGGTTCGCCTATCCCATCGACACCCCCAACCAGAACAGTGTGGTGGTGGTCTACGACACCAAGACGGGTCAGCGCCATCCGGTGACCTCACCCTTCTACAATGCCGGCGATCCCACCTTCGATCCCGAAGGCAACTACCTGTTCCTGTCCACGGGCCAGCAGTTCAGCCCCACCTACAGCGATCTGGATGCCACCTGGGTCTACACCGCCACCACCCGCCTGGCCGCCCTGCCCCTGCGCAAGGACGTGGCTTCCCCCCTGGCGCCCAAGAACGATCTGGATGCGCCCAAGGATGAGAAAGACAAGGACGACAAGAAGGCCAGTGGCAAGAAGGACGGCGACAAAAAGGACAACGCAGACAAGAAGGACACACCTAAAGCCGTCGACATCGACCTGGAGGGCATCGAGTCCCGCATGGTGCTGTTGCCCCCTGCGGCAGGCTACTACTCGGATGTGGCCGCAGCCAAAGGGAAACTGGCCTACCGCCGGGCCGCCCAGCAGAACCCCAACGGCGAGACCAAGACCACGCTCTACGTCTACGACTTCGAAGAACGCGAGGAGAAGGCCGTGCTGGCCGATGTGGAGGGCGCCCTCCTCAGCAGCGATGGCAGCAAGGTGCTGGTGAACCGCAAACAGGACTACGCCCTCATCGACCTCAAGCCCGATCAGAAATTCGAGAAGAAGCTGCCCACGGGCGAACTGATGATGACGGTGGATCCCAAGGCCGAGTGGCAGCAGATCTTCAACGATGCCTGGCGCCTGGAGCGCGACATGTTCTACGATCCCGGCCTCCATGGCGTGGACTGGAAGACCATGCGCGCCCGCTACAGCAAGCTCATCCAGGACTGCGTCACCCGCGAGGACGTGAACTTCGTCATCGGCGAACTCATCTCCGAATTGAACGCCTCCCACACCTACCGCGGCGGCGGCGATGTCGAACAGCCCGCCCGCATGAACACGGGCCTGCTGGGCGCGGACTTCGCCCTCGAGAATGGGCATTTCCGAATCAAGAAGATCCTGCGCGGCGCGGACTGGGATGCCCAGGTGCGCGGTCCCCTGGCCCAGCCGGGTCTCAGGGTGAAGGAGGGCGACTACCTCCTGGCCGTGAACCGCATTCCCCTGGATGCGGCCAAGGATCCCTGGGCCGCTTTCCAGGGCCTGGCGGGCAAGACGGTGCTGCTCACCGTCAACGACAAGCCCACCACCACCGGCGCCCATGATGTGATCGTGGAAACCGTGGCCAACGACTACCAGCTGCGCTACTGGGACTGGATCGAGGCCAAGCGGCGGTATGTCGAGAAGACCACGAACGGCCGCCTGGGCTACATCTACGTGCCCGATACCGGCATCGGTGGACAGAACGACCTCGTGCGGCAGTTCCGCGGCCAATGGGACAAGGCGGGACTCATCATCGACGAGCGCTTCAACAGCGGCGGCCAGATCCCGGATCGCTTCGTGGAGCTGCTGAGCCGGAAGACCTTCAACTACTATGGCGTGCGCGACGGCAAGGACTGGCAGTGGCCCGCCGTGGCCCATGACGGGCCCATGGCCATGCTCATCAACGGCTGGAGCGGATCAGGCGGCGATTGCTTCCCCTTCCTCTTCAAGAAGTCGGGCCTGGGCCCTCTCATCGGCCGCCGCACCTGGGGCGGGCTCATCGGCATCAGCGGCGCGCCCGGCCTCATCGATGGCGGCAATGTGACCGTGCCCACCTTCGGCATCTTCTCGAAGGAAGGCCAGTGGATCGTGGAAAGCTACGGCGTCGATCCCGACATCGAAGTGATCGACGACCCCGCGCTCATGGCCCAGGGCAAGGATCCCCAGCTGGACCGCGCCATCCAGGAAGTGGAAGCGGCCATCAAGAAGAACCCCCCCGTGCCTACGCCCAAGCCCCCCTATCCCAACCGCGCGGGCTACTGAGGAGAGATCCCTGCTGCGCCTTCCCCTTCTGGCAGCCCGCTGCCTCGGCCTGCTTCAGGCCGAGGCTCCCACGAAGGGGGAGGTGCACCTCAAAAATTTCCGTTTTCGCTCCGGCGGCTAGGCGTGAGTTCCGCAGACGATCTCATCAATCCACCCGAGACAGGGCATCCTCGTGCATGAAATCATGCGCGAAGCCACGGCAGCCACAGCATGGCGGCGCTTTAGAAGGACCTGCTTCTCGAGTTGTTGAAACAGTCCGAACCGAAGCCTTAGAAGATCTCTTTGAAGAAATCTTTCATATGCTGCCAGCTTCGGCGGTGCGCGGCTTCGTTGTAGGCACCCCCCTTGTTGTTGTCGTTCCCCGCTTCCTTCTGGGTGAAGCTGTGGACGGCGCCCGCATAGGCCACAAACACGTAGTCCGCCTTGGACTGGCGCATCTCCTCCTGGAAGGCGGCCACATCCTTGGCGGGCACGAAGGGATCGTCGGCCCCATGGCAGACCAGCACTTTGGCGGCAACGGCGGCTGGCGCGTAGCCCTCGGGCACATCCAGGCCACCGTGGAAGGAGACCACGCCCTTCACCGGCAGGCCACCCCGGGCGGCTTCCAGGGCGCCGGTGCCGCCAAAGCAGAAACCGATGACGGCGATGCGCGAGGCATCCACGCCCTTCTGGGCCTTGAGGGTGTCGATGGCCGCGGCGATGCGGCGGCGGTACAGGGCCCGGTCGCCCTTGAACGCCCCCGCAAGCTTGCCCGCCTCGGCCGCGTTGGCGGGGTGCACGCCGTCGCCATAAATGTCCGCCGCCAGGGCCATGTAGCCCAGCTTGGCCAGATCATCCGAGACCTTGCGTTCATGCGCCGTGACGCCCATCCACTGGTGCACCACCACCACGCCGGGCACCTTGCCCTTCACCGCTGCGGGCCGGGCCACATAGCCAGTCAGCTTGGTGGCCCCCTCGGAATAGGCCAGAGGCTGCCCCGCGAAGGCGGGCATGACGCCGAGAGAAAGAGCCAGGGCAAGGACACGCATGGGACCTCCGGGGTGGGAGTCCGATGCTATGGCTGTTTGAACGGGCATTCCAGCAAAATCACTAGCGCCCTGTACTGCCGTAGCCGCCGCTCCCGCGCGCTGTGTCGCCCAGGGCCTCCACGCTGGCTTCCGGTATCCAGGTCCAGCTTTCCACCGGCGCCACCAGCAGCTGGGCGATGCGTTCACCGCGCCGCAGATCGAAGGGCGCTTCCCCGTGGTTGATGAGCAGCACCTGCACCTCGCCCCGGTAGTCCGCGTCGATGGTGCCGGGCGCGTTGAGCACCGTGAGCCCGTGCTTGAGGGCCAGCCCG
This sequence is a window from Geothrix sp. PMB-07. Protein-coding genes within it:
- a CDS encoding M28 family peptidase — encoded protein: MRPVICAALMGMALWAQGPKVDESALRAHLAFLADDVLEGRGTGQRGGELAVRYLETQLQVLGLAPANGPSYRQTVKLSGMRLQEEGSGLRFEGLKGTLAPTLGSELVLGAAAAETSLAVDAPLVFVGHGIAASDGSRDDYKGVDVKGRILVMLVGDRHSGPPMPLCCQPENFYGRWTYKFEEARRRGAAGALLVHTDASAGYGWPVVRNGWTQERFQREGSGQPGAVQGWITEATAIKLFALGGQDFKALAQGADAMTFQPVVLPIQAKGQVRSTVRSLEQWNVAGFLPGKHPDLRKEVVIYSAHWDHFGKGADGAIYAGAVDNATGCAAVLALAQTLVHEPLERSVMFFFPCAEEQGLIGSSAYVAAPLWPLERTVLDINLESLNVVGPTRDIGLLGSSEPRMRALCAQAAAATGLVITPAKADPAGLCFRSDHFPFAKAGVPALSPGFSLDGGWDYLGDKAAAQAKASDFLNHYHRPTDRYHPEWNLEGLMQQVRFALELGRLAGTVPNPR
- the tatC gene encoding twin-arginine translocase subunit TatC gives rise to the protein MTVTLNMPLPEAPPDKMSFWEHLQELRVRIVRSLLAVAVVFTVTYAFRFKLWAWAQKPFLEAMARQTGKAVAALDPFAFTDLTEPFFSMMRLSLWAAGFLSAPFLFYQLWAFIRPGLMPKERRLVIPFVVVTSGCFLAGAAFAYKQAFKFLGDILFQEAASAGLRANLHASDYLDLFISTTLITGVMFELPVLFFFLARFRIVTAKLMLKYWRHATMAILIFSAFFTPGDVVVTTIFFSVVLLGLYFISVIVAWLAEPR
- the tatA gene encoding twin-arginine translocase TatA/TatE family subunit, encoding MGNLGMMEILLIGIALLIFFGPSRLPELGKGLGKGIQEFKKAAKELTDPVKD
- a CDS encoding cytochrome c3 family protein; protein product: MNRTTVPRLAAASLVLLTMLLCGGDLAAAGATAKGKAARPSKHADNGVTCIQCHGKAAQKVAVPMQKCLSCHGDTKDLAARTAQVKPTNPHENRHFGTEADCNRCHHEHVASENLCLPCHKFPFKVP
- a CDS encoding FAD-dependent oxidoreductase; the protein is MSQDHLRDEQEPDPYTRQALENGLSRRSFLSRAAGGAAAAGLFGLSGLPASAAAAVGIPDTKGLDYAKSSDGGATLTFLPKPKPIRDREISETLTFDVVVVGAGASGVPAALSAAENGAKVAVVQKAPFALSQGNTGAGIDLAVSEKAGIEALVARLIADSNHRCNPKLVRQWAYNSGEAVKWVIDRARQGGSPVVDQGSPAQRAILKVNGYGLGYVTSFFGPKPYTTGDGMRHLAKTAEKAGVRFFFSMPAVQLVQNKAGEVLGVIARNASGKYTKFLARKGVILATGDYQNNKAMSDYFVPDVKHLGRKQLDKTGDGFAMAYWAGGVFEPIGHTKMLHDFDAGPASMCDMPFLAVDRKGRRFVNETVEMSLLNNYLKDAENAGHYSQIFDSNYMTQAATWPGKLVPPEGLKHYMPEDPGPKKGVFESQVNTHVADTIEELARKIEADPATLVATVKRYNDLVASGKDSDFGKPADRLIPVIKAPFYGIHRRVRVSAICSGMLVDENHQALNADGKPIKGLFLIGNLGGGFYGGVDYPLTVFGLSLGRCYTFGYLTGRHVAKL
- a CDS encoding twin-arginine translocase TatA/TatE family subunit, giving the protein MGNLGMTEILLIGAALLVFFGPSRLPELGKSLGKSIQEFKKAGRELTDSASELGASGEKTR